A single window of Mus pahari unplaced genomic scaffold, PAHARI_EIJ_v1.1 scaffold_9268_1, whole genome shotgun sequence DNA harbors:
- the LOC110315872 gene encoding PCNA-associated factor-like isoform X2 — MVRTKANYIPGAYRKAVASQAPRKVLGSSTFVTNSSSTSRKTENKEKLVLCNLITEMMKTNRIYSSEYCLRFIYITYM, encoded by the exons ATGGTGCGGACCAAAGCAAACTACATCCCAGGAGCCTACAGAAAGGCTGTGGCTTCTCAAGCCCCTAGGAAGGTGCTTGGCTCCTCCACCTTTGTCACCAATTCTTCAAGTACGTcgagaaaaactgaaaacaa agagaagcTTGTCCTTTGCAACCTGATCACNGAGATGATGAAAACGAATAGAATTTACTCATCTGAATACTGTCTTCGGTTTATTTACATTACTTACATGTAA
- the LOC110315872 gene encoding PCNA-associated factor-like isoform X1 gives MVRTKANYIPGAYRKAVASQAPRKVLGSSTFVTNSSSTSRKTENKYAGGNPVCVHPAPKWQKGIGEFFRLSPKDSKKENQIPEEAGSSSLGKAKREACPLQPDHXDDENE, from the coding sequence ATGGTGCGGACCAAAGCAAACTACATCCCAGGAGCCTACAGAAAGGCTGTGGCTTCTCAAGCCCCTAGGAAGGTGCTTGGCTCCTCCACCTTTGTCACCAATTCTTCAAGTACGTcgagaaaaactgaaaacaagtaTGCAGGAGGGAACCCAGTCTGTGTGCACCCAGCTCCCAAGTGGCAAAAAGGAATTGGGGAATTCTTCAGGCTGTCCCCTAAAGATTCTAAAAAGGAGAACCAGATTCctgaagaagcaggaagcagtagcttaggaaaagcaaagagagaagcTTGTCCTTTGCAACCTGATCACNGAGATGATGAAAACGAATAG
- the LOC110315871 gene encoding stefin-2-like, with amino-acid sequence MMLGGLSEARPATPEIQEIANKVRPLLEEKTNEKYEKFEAVEYKSQVVQGQNYFIKMDVGHGQFLHIKLFIGISKEDDWELDGYQTDKTKNDELTYF; translated from the exons ATGATGCTTGGAGGTCTTTCAGAGGCCAGACCTGCCACCCCAGAAATCCAGGAGATTGCTAACAAG GTCAGACCACTGCTTGAAGAGAAAACCaatgagaaatatgaaaaatttgaAGCCGTTGAGTATAAATCTCAAGTTGTCCAAGGACAAAATTACTTTATTAAG ATGGATGTAGGTCATGGTCAGTTCCTTCACATAAAACTCTTCATAGGGATTTCTAAAGAAGATGATTGGGAACTTGATGGTTACCAGACTGATAAAACCAAGAATGATGAGCTGACCTACTTCTAA